From a single Miscanthus floridulus cultivar M001 chromosome 8, ASM1932011v1, whole genome shotgun sequence genomic region:
- the LOC136478194 gene encoding endoglucanase 8-like: protein MRALSHGSSMRAHVALALAALVLAGDALHPALAAAGFDYKDALTKTIIFLEAQRSGKLPPNNRVKWRGDSALDDGKLANVDLTGGYYDAGDNVKYGLPLAFTVTTLAWTALAFKPELEQTKELEHVHEAIRWGTDYLLKCAARKNKLWVQVGDPNLDHQCWVRPENMKAPRTLYEIDEKTPGTEIAAETAAAFAASSMVFRNDKKYSRALLNKAKLLFLFAKAHQGSYDGECPFYCSYSGYNDELLWAATWLYLATKRQVYADFISHEAISSSVAEFSWDLKFPGAQVLLAEFNMTSGGGAQNFKAQADNFVCAVLPDTAFHQVFITPGGVIHLRDGANTQYVTSTSFLFVVYSDLLLRTGQSVMCGNQPVAPARLREFARQQMDYLLGANPRHSSYVVGFGANSPTQPHHRGASTPVLAPGTDVNCGLSFGEWMAPDKPNPNELTGAIVGGPDKNDGFVDKRGNSSYTEPCTYINSLAIGPLAALAVRGAQLVATH from the exons ATGCGCGCACTGAGCCACGGCAGCAGCATGCGCGCCCACGTCGCCCTGGCCCTCGCGGCGCTGGTGCTGGCCGGCGACGCCCTGCACCCGGCGCTGGCCGCCGCCGGCTTCGACTACAAGGATGCCCTCACCAAGACCATCATATTCCTCGAGGCGCAGCGCTCCGGGAAGCTGCCGCCCAACAACCGCGTCAAGTGGCGCGGCGACTCCGCGCTCGACGACGGCAAGCTCGCCAAT GTGGATCTCACCGGCGGATACTATGACGCCGGGGACAACGTCAAGTACGGGCTGCCGCTGGCGTTCACGGTGACCACGCTCGCGTGGACGGCGCTGGCGTTCAAGCCCGAGCTGGAGCAGACCAAGGAGCTGGAGCACGTGCACGAGGCCATCAGGTGGGGCACCGACTACCTGCTCAAATGCGCCGCCAGGAAGAACAAGCTGTGGGTGCAG GTCGGCGACCCCAACTTGGATCACCAGTGCTGGGTGCGGCCGGAGAACATGAAGGCGCCGCGGACGCTGTACGAGATCGACGAGAAGACGCCCGGGACGGAGATCGCCGCCGAGACGGCCGCCGCCTTCGCCGCGTCCTCCATGGTGTTCCGCAACGACAAGAAGTACTCGCGCGCGCTCCTCAACAAGGCCAAGCTG CTGTTCCTGTTCGCCAAGGCCCACCAGGGCAGCTACGACGGCGAGTGCCCCTTCTACTGCTCCTACTCGGGCTACAACGACGAGCTGCTGTGGGCTGCGACGTGGCTTTACCTGGCGACGAAGCGTCAGGTGTACGCGGACTTCATCTCCCACGAGGCCATCTCGTCGAGCGTGGCCGAGTTCAGCTGGGACCTCAAGTTCCCCGGCGCGCAGGTCCTCCTGGCCGAGTTCAACATGacctccggcggcggcgcgcagAACTTCAAGGCGCAGGCGGACAACTTCGTGTGCGCGGTGCTCCCCGACACGGCGTTCCACCAGGTGTTCATCACCCCGGGCGGCGTGATCCACCTCCGCGACGGCGCCAACACGCAGTACGTCACCAGCACGTCGTTCCTCTTCGTGGTCTACTCTGACCTGCTGCTGCGGACGGGGCAGTCCGTCATGTGCGGGAACCAGCCCGTGGCGCCCGCGCGGCTGCGGGAGTTCGCGCGGCAGCAGATGGACTACCTGCTGGGCGCCAACCCGCGGCACAGCTCCTACGTGGTGGGCTTCGGCGCCAACTCGCCCACGCAGCCGCACCACCGGGGCGCCTCCACCCCCGTGCTGGCCCCCGGCACCGACGTCAACTGCGGGCTCAGCTTCGGGGAGTGGATGGCGCCCGACAAGCCCAACCCCAACGAGCTCACGGGCGCCATCGTGGGCGGGCCCGACAAGAACGACGGGTTTGTGGACAAGCGCGGCAACTCCTCTTACACTGAGCCCTGCACCTACATCAACTCCCTCGCCATCGGCccgctcgccgcgctcgccgtcCGCGGCGCGCAGCTCGTCGCCACGCATTGA
- the LOC136475024 gene encoding protein OXIDATIVE STRESS 3 LIKE 1-like, with amino-acid sequence MSIALERGRGLGGGGAPRFGRVARCGYTASPPASAGRGGSSSAGRDSDSPAAAAQWEWDGEEVEGGDGEVQSSYKGSPFETMDALQEALPFRKGVCKFYNGKSGSLAKLQDAVIPSLLKDLPKPETPSPRKRKGLLPFSFKWGKPQNKEVFPKDDAIKSPTNCRRMTISPAATSSSGSNSGSDDEHNHSQKLSSRRPHRRPSNAMGVSASPPAPRPPQQFSALMRSQSMLDLQDVTDSTAMVTPRDKRMKN; translated from the exons ATGTCGATCGCACTGGAGCGCGGGCGCgggctgggcggcggcggcgcccctcGGTTCGGCCGCGTCGCCCGCTGCGGCTACACGGCTTCGCCGCCTGCGTCGGCCGGGCGCGGCGGCTCGTCCTCGGCGGGGCGGGACAGCGACagccccgcggcggcggcgcagtgGGAGTGGGACGGCGAGGAGGTCgagggcggcgacggcgaggtgcAGAGCTCGTACAAGGGCTCCCCCTTCGAGACCATGGACGCGCTCCAGGAGGCCCTGCCCTTCAG GAAAGGGGTATGCAAGTTCTACAATGGAAAGTCTGGATCTCTTGCAAAGCTTCAAGATGCTGTAATACCTTCTCTGCTGAAAGACCTTCCAAAGCCAGAAACACCATCCCCTAGGAAGCGCAAAGGTCTTCTTCCATTCAGTTTCAAATGGGGCAAACCGCAGAATAAAGAGGTATTCCCCAAAGATGATGCAATCAAAAGCCCTACAAACTGCAGGAGGATGACTATATCGCCTGCTGCCACAAGCAGCTCGGGAAGCAACAGTGGCAGCGATGACGAACATAACCACTCCCAGAAGCTGTCTTCCCGTCGCCCACACAGAAGGCCCAGCAATGCCATGGGTGTTTCTGCTTCTCCGCCTGCACCTCGTCCACCCCAGCAGTTCTCAGCTCTCATGAGATCTCAGTCAATGCTTGATCTGCAGGATGTGACAGACTCAACTGCCATGGTCACTCCCAGGGACAAGCGCATGAAGAATTAG
- the LOC136478197 gene encoding fatty-acid-binding protein 2-like isoform X1, which produces MKDWSIFSKLDHNGAYLPKFPIDSPVSHEIGLGLISQVGNLVECSFQHPRHICATGSGAVQEAFSSFSKFAGAFYFWFSRASNPKLFQRLSAAAGSSSRACRSHIKQVTSCLQHLPGLQFGSQLREEHAIQMLLARLASATFGRLWTEVEERHACNILMLATATVIPPFENIMPKMLAESMALRKDGGHTREPAEQSYSEENRPGCACVAVPRVRLPEDLTEPKTGIKFPTLLEHNSNLTTEVLVGMGFRSMRIMRVKDLNLYAFGLYIQPDSVCKKLGTKYACIPDAELKDHPDFYEDLLRENIDMTVRLVVSYNGLSIGTVRDAFEKSLGFRLQKMNPNTDYDCLKTFGSCFSEDIRIPAGTKIDFRQTSDGQLITEIDGKQIGTVQSKDLCRAFFDMYIGDPPVSVETKQDIAQNVAGLIRRC; this is translated from the exons ATGAAAGACTGGTCTATTTTCTCCAAACTTGATCATAATGGAGCTTACCTCCCCAAGTTCCCAATCGACTCTCCAGTATCTCATGAAATTGGGTTAGGATTGATATCACAAGTTGGAAACTTAGTTGAGTGTTCATTTCAACATCCAAGGCATATATGTGCTACAGGGAGTGGAGCAGTTCAGGAAGCATTCAGCAGTTTCAGCAAGTTTGCTGGAGCTTTCTATTTCTGGTTTTCTAGAGCATCAAATCCTAAGTTATTCCAAAGGCTATCAGCTGCTGCAGGCTCAAGTTCAAGAGCTTGTCGGTCACACATAAAGCAAGTGACCTCTTGCTTGCAGCATTTACCTGGACTGCAGTTTGGTTCACAATTAAGAGAAGAGCATGCTATACAAATGCTTTTAGCAAGGCTTGCGAGCGCAACTTTTGGACGCTTGTGGACGGAGGTGGAGGAGCGACATGCCTGCAACATCCTTATGCTGGCTACTGCTACTGTAATACCACCATTTGAAAACAT AATGCCGAAGATGCTGGCTGAGTCAATGGCACTAAGAAAAGATGGTGGACACACCCGAGAGCCTGCTGAACAGTCTTATTCGGAGGAAAACCGTCCAGGTTGTGCGTGTGTTGCTGTGCCAAGAGTACGCTTACCAGAAGATTTAACAGAACCAAAAACTGGCATCAAGTTCCCCACTCTACTCGAACACAATTCCAATCTGACTACAGAG GTCCTTGTTGGAATGGGTTTCAGAAGTATGCGAATAATGAGGGTCAAAGATCTGAATCTTTATGCATTTGGATTAT ATATACAACCTGATTCTGTTTGCAAGAAGCTGGGCACAAAGTATGCTTGTATTCCAGATGCTGAGTTGAAGGATCACCCAGATTTCTACGAAGATCTTCTGAG GGAAAATATTGATATGACTGTGAGGCTAGTAGTAAGCTACAATGGCCTCAGCATTGGCACAGTTCGAGA TGCATTTGAGAAGTCTCTTGGCTTCCGGTTGCAAAAG ATGAATCCTAATACTGATTATGATTGCTTGAAGACATTTGGTTCTTGTTTTAGTGAAGACATTCGTATACCTGCT GGTACAAAGATAGACTTCCGGCAAACATCTGATGGCCAGCTAATAACTGAAA TTGATGGCAAACAAATTGGCACTGTCCAGAGCAAAGATCTTTGCA GAGCCTTCTTCGATATGTATATTGGTGACCCCCCTGTTTCAGTGGAGACCAAACAAGACATTGCGCAAAATGTGGCTGGACTTATAAGAAGATGCTAG
- the LOC136470669 gene encoding uncharacterized protein — MVFVKLQPYVQSTLAPRSNQKLSFKFYGPFQITEHIGAVAYKLLLPSSAAIHLVFHVSQLKVAVLTHVQVSPSLIADIELPRVPMEVLQHHVIPTANGSVEQGLILWSGWPSDMATWENLLKLRQAFPRAPVIGKRWRLGGVGGGDVAVMLGGELL; from the coding sequence ATGGTGTTTGTCAAGCTTCAACCTTATGTTCAGTCTACTCTGGCCCCTCGCTCTAACCAGAAGTTGTCCTTCAAATTCTATGGACCCTTCCAGATCACGGAGCACATTGGTGCTGTGGCATATAAGTTGTTGTTGCCAAGTTCAGCTGCCATCCACCTGGTGTTTCATGTTTCGCAATTGAAAGTTGCGGTTCTTACTCATGTCCAGGTATCTCCATCCTTAATAGCTGACATTGAGTTGCCTCGGGTTCCTATGGAAGTGCTgcagcatcatgtcattcctacTGCTAATGGCTCGGTGGAGCAAGGTCTGATCCTATGGTCTGGTTGGCCATCTGACATGGCAACCTGGGAGAATTTGCTTAAGCTTCGTCAAGCCTTCCCAAGAGCTCCTGTGATTGGCAAGAGATGGCGGTTGGGCGGGGTTGGCGGCGGGGACGTTGCGGTGATGCTCGGCGGCGAGCTGTTGTGA
- the LOC136478197 gene encoding fatty-acid-binding protein 2-like isoform X2 → MLAESMALRKDGGHTREPAEQSYSEENRPGCACVAVPRVRLPEDLTEPKTGIKFPTLLEHNSNLTTEVLVGMGFRSMRIMRVKDLNLYAFGLYIQPDSVCKKLGTKYACIPDAELKDHPDFYEDLLRENIDMTVRLVVSYNGLSIGTVRDAFEKSLGFRLQKMNPNTDYDCLKTFGSCFSEDIRIPAGTKIDFRQTSDGQLITEIDGKQIGTVQSKDLCRAFFDMYIGDPPVSVETKQDIAQNVAGLIRRC, encoded by the exons ATGCTGGCTGAGTCAATGGCACTAAGAAAAGATGGTGGACACACCCGAGAGCCTGCTGAACAGTCTTATTCGGAGGAAAACCGTCCAGGTTGTGCGTGTGTTGCTGTGCCAAGAGTACGCTTACCAGAAGATTTAACAGAACCAAAAACTGGCATCAAGTTCCCCACTCTACTCGAACACAATTCCAATCTGACTACAGAG GTCCTTGTTGGAATGGGTTTCAGAAGTATGCGAATAATGAGGGTCAAAGATCTGAATCTTTATGCATTTGGATTAT ATATACAACCTGATTCTGTTTGCAAGAAGCTGGGCACAAAGTATGCTTGTATTCCAGATGCTGAGTTGAAGGATCACCCAGATTTCTACGAAGATCTTCTGAG GGAAAATATTGATATGACTGTGAGGCTAGTAGTAAGCTACAATGGCCTCAGCATTGGCACAGTTCGAGA TGCATTTGAGAAGTCTCTTGGCTTCCGGTTGCAAAAG ATGAATCCTAATACTGATTATGATTGCTTGAAGACATTTGGTTCTTGTTTTAGTGAAGACATTCGTATACCTGCT GGTACAAAGATAGACTTCCGGCAAACATCTGATGGCCAGCTAATAACTGAAA TTGATGGCAAACAAATTGGCACTGTCCAGAGCAAAGATCTTTGCA GAGCCTTCTTCGATATGTATATTGGTGACCCCCCTGTTTCAGTGGAGACCAAACAAGACATTGCGCAAAATGTGGCTGGACTTATAAGAAGATGCTAG